AGTTCGCGTTCGGCTTTGGATCCTTTCGCGTAGGTGTACATGATTGGCATTCTCAGGAAAAATTAAAAAACGACTGCGCCTTTGTCCGCATCCACTTCGGCTTCCTGCCCGTCCCTGAATGAAGCGAACGGGTCCTTTTCCAGCTTGTCCAGCATCGGGATTTTGGATATTATCGCGCCCACTGCGATTATCGGCTCTGCTTCGGCGTTTATTATCGCTGCCGGAGCTTTGCCGTTCTTCTTGAGCTGGAGAATCACGTAAGAGCCGACAGTGGAGCCTTTTCCGCGCGGGAAAACGAGCACGGTTCCGGCTATGCACTTCCCCTCGAGCGCATGCCCCTTCTCAATCACTAC
This genomic interval from Candidatus Micrarchaeia archaeon contains the following:
- a CDS encoding DUF126 domain-containing protein, encoding MQVKGRIIARGKGKGKVLISKDAISFLGGVDPKTGVVIEKGHALEGKCIAGTVLVFPRGKGSTVGSYVILQLKKNGKAPAAIINAEAEPIIAVGAIISKIPMLDKLEKDPFASFRDGQEAEVDADKGAVVF